A window from Pseudomonas moraviensis encodes these proteins:
- a CDS encoding NAD(P)/FAD-dependent oxidoreductase, protein MANTQYPESYYAASANAVPPRPVLQDDVETDVCVIGAGYTGLSSALFLLENGFRVTVLEAAKVGFGASGRNGGQIVNSYSRDIDVIERTVGPRQAQLLGEMAFEGGRIIRERVAKYNIQCDLKDGGVFAALSAKQMGHLESQKRLWERFGHTQLELMDQRRIREVVGCDQYVGGMLDMSGGHIHPLNLALGEAAAVESLGGTIYEQSPAVRIERGANPVVHTPQGKVRARFIIVAGNAYLGNLVPELAAKSMPCGTQVITTEPLGDELAKALLPQDYCVEDCNYLLDYYRLTADKRLIFGGGVVYGARDPANIEAIIRPKMLKAFPQLKNVKIDYAWTGNFLLTLSRLPQVGRLGNNIYYSQGCSGHGVTYTHLAGKVLAEALRGQAERFDAFADLPHYPFPGGQLLRTPFAALGAWYYGLRDKFGM, encoded by the coding sequence ATGGCGAACACCCAATACCCAGAGTCTTATTACGCCGCGTCGGCCAATGCCGTACCGCCACGTCCTGTGCTGCAGGATGATGTGGAGACGGACGTCTGTGTGATCGGTGCCGGGTATACCGGGCTGTCTTCCGCCTTGTTCCTGCTGGAGAACGGTTTTCGCGTAACTGTACTGGAAGCCGCCAAGGTCGGTTTCGGTGCCTCGGGGCGCAATGGTGGGCAGATCGTCAACAGCTACAGCCGCGACATTGATGTCATCGAGCGCACCGTCGGTCCCAGGCAAGCGCAACTGCTCGGTGAAATGGCCTTTGAAGGCGGCCGGATCATTCGCGAGCGCGTGGCGAAATACAACATCCAGTGCGACCTGAAGGACGGCGGTGTGTTCGCTGCCCTCTCCGCCAAACAGATGGGTCACCTTGAATCGCAGAAACGCCTGTGGGAACGCTTCGGACACACGCAGCTGGAGCTGATGGACCAACGCCGCATCCGCGAAGTCGTCGGTTGCGATCAATACGTTGGTGGCATGCTCGATATGAGTGGCGGCCACATCCATCCGCTGAATCTGGCGCTCGGTGAAGCGGCGGCGGTCGAGTCTCTCGGCGGCACCATCTACGAGCAATCTCCCGCCGTGCGCATCGAGCGCGGCGCCAATCCGGTTGTGCATACGCCGCAAGGCAAGGTCAGGGCCAGGTTCATCATCGTTGCCGGCAATGCCTACCTCGGTAATCTGGTGCCGGAACTGGCGGCCAAATCAATGCCATGTGGCACTCAGGTGATCACCACCGAGCCTTTGGGCGATGAGCTGGCGAAGGCGCTTTTGCCGCAGGATTACTGCGTGGAGGACTGCAACTATCTCCTCGACTACTATCGCCTGACCGCCGACAAGCGCTTGATCTTCGGCGGCGGCGTGGTTTATGGCGCTCGCGATCCGGCGAACATCGAGGCGATCATTCGCCCGAAGATGCTCAAGGCTTTCCCTCAACTCAAGAACGTCAAGATCGATTACGCCTGGACCGGCAACTTCCTGCTGACCCTGTCCCGCCTGCCGCAGGTCGGACGCTTGGGCAACAACATCTATTACTCGCAGGGTTGCAGCGGTCACGGTGTCACCTACACGCACTTAGCGGGCAAGGTCCTCGCCGAAGCGTTGCGCGGTCAGGCCGAGCGTTTCGATGCCTTTGCCGACCTGCCGCACTACCCTTTCCCCGGCGGGCAACTGCTGCGCACACCGTTTGCCGCGCTGGGCGCGTGGTACTACGGGCTGCGCGATAAATTCGGGATGTAA
- a CDS encoding XdhC family protein, which translates to MQHLDLQVVRRALEWSVAGQRIWLCTVLSTYGSAPRAPGSLLAVNDGGQWIGSLSGGCVEEDFLDRVAEGAFLEAVSVVRYGEGNDPRSRVSLPCGGILDVLVEKLDADCEVQAHLRELESALLGQRRLLREVDLTSGARTLFADREQGARIEREIDRVRIRIGAAQRLLLAGYSSVAQACAEFAVGLGFEVILCDPRDEVLEGVVLNGVEIRRQLPSVFIADGGCHRDTAVVALTHDPRIDDLAMMEAVRTEAFYIGVMGSLQTSQKRFERLRRIGGLGEVELARIHAPIGLNLGSKTPAEIALAVLADILRIRSGIARDQL; encoded by the coding sequence ATGCAGCATCTCGATCTGCAAGTGGTGCGCCGGGCGCTGGAATGGTCGGTGGCCGGGCAGCGGATCTGGCTGTGCACGGTGCTGAGCACTTACGGCTCGGCACCGCGCGCGCCGGGTTCGCTGCTGGCGGTGAACGACGGCGGGCAGTGGATCGGCTCGCTGTCGGGCGGTTGCGTCGAGGAGGATTTCCTTGACCGCGTCGCCGAAGGTGCGTTTCTCGAGGCGGTCAGCGTCGTGCGCTACGGCGAAGGCAACGATCCACGATCGCGGGTCAGCCTGCCTTGTGGTGGCATTCTCGATGTGTTGGTAGAGAAACTTGACGCCGACTGCGAGGTGCAGGCGCATCTGCGTGAACTGGAATCGGCGCTGCTGGGGCAGCGTCGTCTGCTTCGCGAAGTCGATCTGACCAGCGGTGCGCGTACTCTGTTTGCTGACCGTGAGCAGGGCGCGCGGATCGAGCGTGAGATCGACCGGGTGCGCATTCGTATCGGCGCAGCACAGCGCTTGTTGCTCGCTGGCTATTCCAGTGTGGCGCAGGCCTGTGCCGAGTTCGCGGTAGGGCTCGGCTTCGAAGTGATTCTCTGCGATCCGCGCGATGAAGTGCTTGAAGGTGTGGTGCTCAATGGCGTGGAGATCCGTCGGCAGTTGCCTTCGGTGTTCATTGCCGACGGTGGCTGTCATCGCGACACCGCGGTGGTGGCGCTCACCCACGATCCGCGTATCGACGATCTGGCGATGATGGAAGCGGTGCGCACCGAGGCGTTCTACATCGGTGTAATGGGGTCTCTGCAAACATCGCAGAAACGCTTCGAGCGCTTACGCCGCATTGGCGGTCTGGGGGAGGTGGAGCTGGCGCGGATTCACGCGCCGATCGGCCTGAACCTCGGCAGCAAGACGCCGGCGGAAATCGCTTTGGCGGTGCTCGCGGATATCCTGAGGATTCGCAGCGGAATTGCTCGGGATCAGCTCTGA
- a CDS encoding c-type cytochrome, whose amino-acid sequence MKRLLTRLALAVGVAAPAFFAHADDQVKRGEYLARAADCMACHTAPGGAPYAGGLPIVSPFGTIYGTNITPSKDHGIGLYSDDEFFAALTEGKRRDGANLYPAMPYTSYHLMPRADSDAIHAYLKTIAPIERAAPVTSLSFPFNVRLGLTGWNMLYGKDVKLEPAVGKNEAWKRGQYMVDVLGHCGECHTPRGLPGAMQMDKRITGGILNGYLAPSLLATDLAARGWNQQDLSTFLKHGMSAQGTMFNEMFPVFHNSTQGLSDADLAAMATFLLGEQPPAAKELVEVPLDKLSLSAQRGRQEYLNVCAGCHAAGGEGKPHIAVAMRGNTTLRLDDPRNLLRVIEDGIGEQKFSGFEHMQPMPGFAEKLSPEQLTDLLNYLRQGWGGQSAELAVSEVQKLQADAPSVEHKAH is encoded by the coding sequence ATGAAGCGTTTACTGACCCGCTTGGCCCTAGCGGTTGGCGTCGCTGCACCAGCGTTTTTTGCCCACGCCGACGATCAGGTCAAGCGCGGCGAATACCTCGCTCGCGCCGCCGATTGCATGGCGTGCCACACCGCACCGGGTGGCGCGCCCTATGCCGGCGGCCTGCCGATCGTTTCGCCATTCGGCACGATCTACGGCACCAACATCACCCCGAGCAAAGATCACGGCATCGGCCTGTACAGCGATGACGAGTTCTTCGCTGCCTTGACCGAAGGCAAGCGTCGCGACGGCGCCAATCTCTATCCAGCGATGCCGTACACCTCGTACCACCTGATGCCGCGCGCCGATTCCGATGCGATTCACGCGTATCTGAAAACCATCGCGCCGATCGAACGCGCAGCACCGGTAACCAGCCTGAGCTTTCCGTTCAACGTGCGTCTGGGCCTGACCGGCTGGAACATGCTCTATGGCAAAGACGTCAAGCTTGAGCCCGCCGTAGGCAAGAATGAGGCGTGGAAGCGCGGCCAATATATGGTCGACGTCCTCGGACATTGCGGTGAATGTCACACGCCACGCGGCCTGCCCGGCGCGATGCAAATGGACAAGCGCATTACCGGAGGCATCCTCAATGGTTATCTGGCGCCGAGCCTGTTGGCCACTGACCTGGCCGCGCGCGGTTGGAATCAGCAGGATCTGAGCACGTTTCTCAAGCACGGCATGAGCGCGCAAGGAACGATGTTCAACGAAATGTTCCCGGTGTTTCACAACAGCACTCAGGGTTTGAGCGATGCTGATCTGGCGGCAATGGCGACGTTCCTGCTTGGCGAACAACCGCCGGCAGCCAAAGAGCTCGTCGAAGTACCGCTGGACAAGCTCAGCCTGAGTGCCCAGCGCGGCCGTCAGGAATACCTCAACGTCTGCGCCGGTTGTCACGCCGCTGGCGGTGAAGGCAAGCCGCACATCGCAGTGGCCATGCGCGGTAACACCACGTTGCGTCTGGACGATCCGCGTAACCTGTTGCGAGTGATCGAAGATGGCATTGGCGAACAGAAGTTCTCCGGGTTCGAGCACATGCAGCCGATGCCGGGTTTTGCTGAAAAGCTCAGTCCTGAGCAATTGACCGATCTGCTCAACTACCTGCGTCAAGGCTGGGGCGGCCAGAGCGCTGAGCTGGCAGTAAGTGAAGTGCAGAAGCTGCAAGCCGACGCGCCGAGCGTCGAGCACAAGGCCCACTGA
- a CDS encoding (2Fe-2S)-binding protein: MANRPLQLTLNGQSVGPVDIPDDLPMIDYLHEYKNLTGSRLGCGQGICHACVVIVDNPDGTSEEVRTCITGAHYFEGKKVRTIEGHAKRDEQGQVTELNPIQQRFVDEFAFQCSYCAPGFVNAATVLVEKLQRQPIVKSQLEQVIEDSLGHHVCRCTGYVRYYNATRNVLSDLGLVKEG, encoded by the coding sequence ATGGCTAACCGTCCGCTTCAACTGACCCTCAATGGTCAATCCGTCGGTCCGGTGGACATCCCTGATGACCTGCCGATGATCGACTACCTGCACGAATACAAAAACCTCACCGGCTCGCGTCTGGGCTGCGGCCAGGGCATCTGCCACGCCTGCGTGGTGATCGTCGATAACCCCGACGGCACCAGCGAAGAAGTGCGCACCTGCATCACCGGTGCGCATTACTTCGAGGGCAAAAAAGTCCGTACGATCGAAGGCCACGCCAAACGCGACGAGCAGGGCCAGGTCACTGAGCTGAACCCGATCCAGCAGCGCTTCGTCGACGAGTTCGCCTTCCAGTGCAGCTACTGCGCGCCGGGCTTCGTCAATGCCGCGACCGTGCTGGTCGAGAAGCTGCAACGTCAGCCGATCGTCAAAAGTCAGCTTGAACAGGTGATCGAGGACAGTCTTGGCCACCACGTCTGCCGCTGCACCGGGTACGTGCGTTATTACAATGCCACGCGCAACGTGCTGAGCGATCTCGGCCTGGTCAAGGAGGGTTGA
- a CDS encoding xanthine dehydrogenase family protein molybdopterin-binding subunit, producing the protein MSNREISRRSFLQGGLVAGVSVTLTPLSSQALAALMENSVTVPSEKWLGNNGKARQRNDALSKVCGSKVFARDIRAKDMPGWPEQQGHAMLLKTIKADRIYAGYDLSWLGAELQPDRIVTAADLDKDGIVFPEEHAPDPLLPEGKVPMFIGHPVAILIWNDFERFRQAKNQLKFNDKAIRYGAKVPFYEGDPYGSFRYVRVGGATSADEDEFASLKDSILFPMLKNRRPVWNASPNLHGNLTERGLFYADRMKQEIDTPPDNWLVFDERYKTPSIEPAALEPDNGNGWYDPKTKTLHFVVATQCPLEVATETAKMIGPSRFGLANLNMHPGYTVGYGSKDHNIFVYYAALAALYGGGVPVRLANDRYEQFQSGIKRHPFDIRYQLAVDKNDYTFKIFRAEMSVDGGGRVNYSPSVAAVGATAAQSIYYMPQNDLQVTAYHSRAVEAGSMRGYGTLQSMAATEMMVDEIANRLGVDAIDLRRKNALRSGMKNTQGAIPAGALRLHEILDKASVHEVWKNRDTIKQQREAADPDNWYGVGFAICQKDFGTGSEAPMASIEFTADGRITLRHIGIEIGTGMSTSQALVVADFLGSPAHDVKTGETEWQEMQLITSGNPYIMSQAEQDNLLRNPRWVGKLASASSATNSAYYFSHATREAARVLFNHGLWPAALEIWRQGPYGGQANPYVVRREDAHWVDGKLTANGMQPLSFEELAKRAHERGLVTGATVHGFNRWSWAEAEYSIDGVRERLPLDGLAVKYGDGAPQAKKAQMNSAGFHLLDRQNVNYPVVQLNNAAVTYYSPVATLVELKVNKGSAEVEVLNHHSWIECGRVLVEELVKGQLEGGIAMGIGHALMEEMPLYEGGPGEGDWNFNRYRLPMARHVAVWKQTAEILPPLSPSDPSKGIAEVVMIPIVGAIGNAVAHAIGKRVRDLPITAARIKEALNG; encoded by the coding sequence ATGTCCAACCGTGAAATATCCCGGCGCTCGTTCCTCCAGGGCGGGCTGGTGGCGGGTGTGAGCGTTACGCTTACGCCGCTCAGCAGTCAGGCGCTGGCTGCCTTGATGGAAAACAGCGTCACCGTGCCGTCCGAGAAATGGCTCGGCAACAATGGCAAGGCGCGGCAACGCAACGACGCCCTGTCCAAGGTCTGCGGCAGCAAAGTCTTCGCCCGTGACATCCGTGCCAAGGACATGCCCGGCTGGCCTGAGCAACAGGGCCACGCGATGCTGCTGAAAACCATCAAGGCCGACCGCATCTATGCAGGCTACGACCTGTCGTGGCTCGGCGCCGAGCTGCAGCCGGATCGCATCGTCACCGCTGCCGATCTGGACAAGGACGGCATCGTCTTCCCCGAAGAGCACGCTCCCGATCCATTGCTTCCCGAAGGCAAAGTGCCGATGTTCATCGGTCACCCGGTGGCCATCCTGATCTGGAACGATTTCGAGCGTTTTCGTCAGGCCAAGAACCAACTGAAATTCAATGACAAAGCGATTCGTTACGGCGCCAAAGTGCCGTTCTACGAAGGCGATCCCTACGGCAGCTTCCGCTACGTGCGCGTCGGCGGTGCGACCTCGGCGGACGAAGACGAATTCGCCAGCCTGAAGGATTCGATCCTGTTCCCGATGCTGAAGAACCGCCGTCCGGTGTGGAATGCCTCGCCGAACCTGCACGGCAACCTCACCGAGCGCGGGCTGTTCTACGCCGACCGCATGAAGCAGGAGATCGACACGCCGCCAGACAACTGGCTGGTGTTCGATGAGCGCTACAAAACGCCGTCGATCGAACCGGCCGCACTCGAGCCGGATAACGGCAACGGCTGGTACGACCCGAAAACCAAAACCCTGCATTTCGTCGTGGCGACGCAGTGCCCTCTGGAAGTTGCGACCGAGACCGCGAAGATGATCGGGCCGTCGCGGTTTGGCCTTGCCAATCTGAACATGCACCCAGGCTATACCGTTGGCTATGGCTCCAAAGACCACAACATTTTTGTCTACTACGCAGCCTTGGCCGCGCTTTACGGCGGCGGTGTGCCGGTGCGTCTGGCCAACGACCGCTACGAGCAGTTCCAGAGCGGCATCAAGCGTCACCCGTTCGACATCCGCTACCAGTTGGCCGTGGACAAGAACGACTACACCTTCAAGATTTTCCGCGCCGAGATGAGCGTCGACGGCGGTGGCCGGGTCAACTACAGCCCATCTGTGGCAGCAGTGGGCGCCACCGCAGCGCAGTCGATCTACTACATGCCGCAGAACGATCTGCAAGTCACCGCGTATCACTCGCGGGCAGTAGAGGCAGGTTCGATGCGTGGTTACGGCACCCTGCAAAGCATGGCGGCGACCGAAATGATGGTCGACGAGATTGCCAATCGTCTGGGTGTCGATGCGATCGATTTGCGCCGCAAAAATGCGTTGCGTTCCGGCATGAAAAACACTCAGGGCGCGATTCCGGCCGGTGCGTTGCGCCTGCACGAAATTCTCGACAAGGCCTCGGTGCACGAGGTCTGGAAAAACCGCGACACGATCAAGCAGCAACGTGAAGCGGCAGACCCGGATAACTGGTACGGCGTCGGTTTCGCCATCTGCCAGAAAGACTTCGGCACCGGCTCCGAAGCGCCGATGGCCAGCATCGAATTCACCGCGGACGGGCGCATCACCCTGCGCCACATCGGTATCGAAATCGGCACCGGCATGTCCACTTCGCAAGCCTTGGTCGTCGCCGATTTCCTCGGCAGCCCGGCGCACGATGTGAAGACCGGCGAAACCGAATGGCAGGAAATGCAGCTGATCACCAGCGGCAACCCGTACATCATGAGCCAGGCCGAGCAGGACAATTTGCTGCGCAACCCGCGCTGGGTCGGCAAGCTGGCCTCAGCGTCGTCGGCGACCAACTCCGCCTATTACTTCAGCCATGCAACCCGGGAAGCGGCGCGCGTGCTGTTCAACCACGGTTTATGGCCGGCGGCACTGGAGATCTGGCGCCAGGGTCCGTACGGCGGCCAGGCCAACCCTTACGTAGTGCGCCGGGAAGATGCGCATTGGGTCGACGGCAAGCTGACCGCCAACGGCATGCAGCCGCTGAGCTTCGAGGAACTGGCCAAACGCGCCCACGAACGCGGTCTGGTGACGGGCGCCACGGTGCATGGTTTCAACCGCTGGAGCTGGGCCGAGGCCGAGTACAGCATCGACGGCGTGCGCGAGCGCCTGCCGCTCGACGGTCTGGCGGTGAAGTATGGTGATGGCGCGCCGCAAGCGAAGAAGGCGCAAATGAACAGCGCTGGCTTCCACCTGCTCGATCGGCAGAACGTCAATTACCCGGTGGTGCAGTTGAACAACGCCGCCGTGACCTATTACAGCCCGGTCGCCACTCTGGTCGAGCTGAAGGTCAACAAAGGCTCGGCGGAAGTCGAAGTGCTCAATCACCATTCGTGGATCGAGTGCGGCCGCGTGCTGGTGGAAGAATTGGTCAAGGGCCAGCTCGAAGGTGGCATCGCCATGGGTATTGGTCATGCGCTGATGGAAGAGATGCCGTTGTATGAAGGCGGTCCGGGGGAGGGTGACTGGAACTTCAACCGTTACCGTCTGCCGATGGCACGTCACGTTGCGGTGTGGAAGCAGACCGCGGAGATCCTGCCGCCGCTGTCGCCGAGCGATCCGTCCAAAGGCATCGCCGAAGTGGTGATGATCCCGATCGTCGGTGCCATCGGTAACGCCGTGGCGCATGCCATCGGTAAACGTGTTCGTGACCTGCCTATCACCGCTGCGCGCATCAAGGAGGCCCTCAATGGCTAA